From one Lolium rigidum isolate FL_2022 chromosome 4, APGP_CSIRO_Lrig_0.1, whole genome shotgun sequence genomic stretch:
- the LOC124646848 gene encoding uncharacterized protein LOC124646848 encodes MRVKTGGRRRPPGERQQLQMADEAAAASSLQAAAALASLHLPQPGPAATDRRDRRYFGRGARIKRKAKRKWGFDAGGAGSAAGLPSRHLGRRRSTRGGVGSMNEVLKTEVGIRSRFSALRIRQIMRGLTPKQQGFVTKYGFEHFNRIGEFSVHEPLTEWIMGKINPPFSEFRIDAERTIVFTKSLVQKVLGVPSGGRPVVLHGQKTDKINELRALYLNDGLRASIPQAVSLLKNNEDEESFMRTFFLIALAAVLTPTTGNTIDLDYLWPLEDMSKVQDLDWAGHITEHLMDEVQKFQYKAREEKMKNFWVGGCLPLLMIAYMDHLDLPRGRIVDRVINYSVPRICHVSKHDFQFAAIADLHRQHYKFATFGILPFRDRTPYTDNPITGTEVLEDDLHTPSNSKDQVLPGQWELIEVDEKTINELDQEIQPEILGFAEPSINHSSFGRTGGCPDQGTTKSASCKMGSSSNCRNTAKEASTPSSSEKSEEDSAQEYESSESADHPTPPEADYGIIFRSCLSGAQMDKVNRLIQEVKPKTIVFVATMRKCDVQLPSPLLMISKERTLAAAAHFPLENGTVTLQMLGKSENWRPRFFIEKDMCMLAGNWLDFVCDNQVQAGDICIFVPAKGGERSTFMVHIIRAEATRPRGVKRARSSHDSPVGNG; translated from the exons ATGCGAGTCAAGACGGGAggacggcggcgacctccgggCGAGCGGCAACAGCTCCAGATGGCGGACGAGGCAGCCGCGGCGAGCTCGTTgcaagcggcggcggcgctggcctcCCTACACCTCCCGCAGCCAGGACCGGCAG CAACTGACCGCCGAGACAGGAGATATTTCGGGAGAGGGGCACGCATAAAGCGTAAGGCGAAGCGGAAGTGGGGCTTCGATGCGGGTGGAGCGGGCAGTGCAGCCGGGCTGCCCTCCAGGCATCTTGGTCGTCGCCGGTCGACCAG GGGAGGAGTTGGATCTATGAACGAAGTACTAAAAACTGAAGTGGGCATCAGGAGCCGTTTCAGCGCATTACGGATCCGGCAGATTATGCGGGGTCTAACACCCAAGCAACAGGGATTTGTTACGAAGTATGGATTCGAGCATTTCAATCGTATTGGGGAGTTCTCTGTCCACGAGCCACTGACTGAGTGGATCATGGGGAAAATTAACCCTCCGTTCTCCGAGTTCAGAATTGACGCGGAAAGGACAATAGTTTTCACCAAGTCCCTTGTTCAGAAAGTTTTGGGTGTACCGTCAGGGGGAAGACCCGTTGTGCTGCATGGGCAGAAGACGGACAAAATCAATGAACTACGAGCTCTGTACTTAAATGACGGACTAAGGGCAAGCATCCCCCAGGCTGTTAGCTTGCTTAAGAACAACGAGGACGAGGAGTCCTTTATGAGGACATTCTTTCTTATTGCACTTGCAGCAGTGCTCACCCCCACCACTGGAAATACAATAGACCTTGACTACCTGTGGCCCCTTGAAGATATGTCAAAGGTTCAGGACCTCGATTGGGCTGGCCATATCACGGAGCATCTGATGGACGAGGTCCAGAAATTCCAGTACAAGGCTAGGgaggaaaaaatgaaaaacttcTGGGTTGGCGGGTGCTTGCCTTTGCTCATG ATTGCCTACATGGATCACTTGGATCTCCCTAGAGGGCGAATCGTAGACCGTGTAATTAACTACTCGGTGCCCAGGATCTGCCATGTTTCTAAGCATGATTTCCAGTTTGCCGCGATTGCTGACCTGCATCGTCAACATTACAAGTTTGCCACGTTTGGGATACTTCCT TTCCGTGATAGAACACCATACACTGATAATCCAATAACCGGGACAGAAGTACTGGAAGATGATCTTCATACTCCCTCAAATTCAAAGGATCAAGTTTTACCAGGGCAATGGGAGCTTATAGAAGTTGATGAGAAAACAATAAATGAACTTGATCAGGAAATACAACCTGAAATCCTTGGGTTTGCAGAACCGAGCATCAATCATTCCTCTTTTGGAAGAACCGGGGGTTGCCCGGATCAAG GAACTACAAAATCCGCTAGCTGCAAAATGGGCAGTTCTAGCAATTGTCGGAATACTGCAAAGGAAgcttcgacaccatcgtcatctGAAAAATCAG AAGAAGACAGTGCTCAAGAATACGAATCTTCTGAGTCAGCTgatcatccgacacctccagaagCTGATTATGGGATAATATTCAGGAGTTGCCTATCTGGAGCACAAATGGACAAAGTAAACAGGCTTATCCAGGAAGTTAAACCAAAAACTATTGTGTTCGTAGCTACCATGAGGAAGTGCGATGTTCAACTACCTAGTCCTCTTCTG ATGATTTCGAAGGAACGCACCTTAGCCGCAGCTGCACACTTTCCGCTTGAAAATGGGACTGTCACACTTCAGATGTTGGGCAAGAGCGAGAACTGGCGCCCGAGATTCTTCATCGAAAAAGACATGTGCATGCTTGCGGGTAACTGGTTAGACTTTGTGTGTGACAACCAAGTGCAGGCCGGCGACATCTGCATCTTTGTACCGGCAAAGGGTGGGGAAAGGTCCACCTTCATGGTCCATATAATCCGCGCAGAAGCTACCCGTCCTAGGGGTGTTAAAAGGGCTCGCTCTAGCCATGATTCTCCGGTGGGGAATGGCTAA